The Streptomyces rimosus genomic interval GTCCTCAACTACCGGCAGGGCGACCTCACCGACCAGCTCCGTGCCGCCGCCTCCGACGGCATCGACGTCTACTTCGACAACGTCGGCGGCGACCACCTCGCCGCCGCCCTCGACACCCTCAACCCCCACGGACGCATCCTGCTGTGCGGCCTGCACTCCCAATACACCCAAGGAGACATCCGCTGGCCCGACAACTTCCCTCTCGTCATCGGCAAAGCCCTCCACCTCACCGGCGTGAAAGTCTTCGACTACGCCCAGCAATTCCCGCAGTTCGCCACCGACATGACCACCTGGCTCACCACCGGGGCCCTGACCTGCCCCACCACCATCACCCCCAGCATCGACAACGCCTATCAGGCCCTCCAGAGCCTGAGCACCGGCAAGAACACCGGCCAAGCCCTCGTCGCCCTCCGCCCTGACCCCGCACCCACCTCATCCGCACGCCACACGAAAGCAGCGGGACTTCTCCCGGACAACCCGGTGCACCGCGGCTGATCGCCGGCTCGACCGGTGCGGTACGGCGTGCCGTCCCGCGGCAGGCACCAGGGCCGTGCGAGCAAAGACGAGCTTGGGCCAGTCGGCGTCGTCCTCCTGCGCCTCCCACCACTCGACGCCGGCAGTCACCAAGGAGTTCAGCCACACCCCGAGCGAGTACGTGTAGTCCCGGTACGAGCGCCACCCCAGATTCCGCCACCTCGCGGAACCGAGACACGCGTTCACCCGCAGGTCCGGCAGACCGCCCGGCCCGATGAAGAACCGCTGTCCTTCGAACCCCGCTATTACGCGGGGCCGCGAAACCAGCCGCGGAGTCACATCTCGTAACAGCTCTTCCAAGCCATCGGCATCGTGATCAGTGTCGTACCGATGCACTTGCCAGCATTGCGTACCGCTCGGGCCCTGTCCCACGAATGGAGCAACGACCCGCAGCAACAACGGTCACTCGATACAGAACGTCGGTCGCCTACCACCTGGCACGGCTGGAAGCAGCTGGAGCGATCAAGCGGGTGGGCCGCCGCCGGTTCTGCCGTCCGAACTGATACCAGCTTCCGACTCACACGCGGCGTCCTGAGATTTTGCGGCCCACGGACGCCGAGCCCTAAGGGGTCTCCGCGTACGAAGGCCCACGCAGGGCTGACCGGAAGCGGAGCACTGCTCTCGCCGCCTCCACGCCTGCCGAAGCTACGCGTGCGTGGACACCGCCACCCGTTCAGGCCAGCGCGTGTGGAGCGAGGATGGCAGCTCAAAGCGCACCGAGGCCCCAGAGAACTTCCGTTCTCTGGGGCCTCGGTGCGCTGCTGTTTACGGCTTCCGGCCGGGGGCTGAGGGTCTCGGTGCTTACCTGCCGTCGGTGGGTGCGGCGTCCTGCGAACGTCGTCGTCGGGCTGCGATGACGACGGCTGCGCCACCGGCGAGCAGAACCCCGGCGGTCCCCAGGAGCCAGGGGGTGGCATCGGCTCCGGTGTGGGCGAGTGATCCAGTTGCCTGTTGCGGGGTGGGGGTTGCGGAGGAGGGCGTCGGCGCCGCCGCGCCGGAAGCGCTCGCCTCGGGACGCGGCGTGGCCTGGTTCTGTTTCCCGGGCGTCCGCTCCGGCGCGGGCTTGGCCGGTGCCGTCGGCGTCGGGGCGGTCTCGGTCGGCGAGGGGGTGGGGGTCGGGTGGCGCTTCGGGGTGTCGGCGAGGGTGACCGTTTCCGACGCCCCGGGCTTGGCGGTGATCTTGGCTGGGGCGCTGTCCAGCTCGTACCCCGAGGGGGCCTTGGATTCGGTGATCTTGTAGGGGGTGCCGGTTCGGGTGGTAACGGGCAGTTGGACCGTGGCGGTGCCGTCCTTGCCCGTGGTCACCGTGACAGTCTTACCGCTGCTGTCGACCAGAGTGACGTTGACGATGGCTCCGGGAAGAGGTTTGCCGCTGCTCTTGTCGGTCTTCTTCACGGTCAGGTTCGCCGGCTTGAACGGGTCGATGACCGTCAGCGGCACGGCGGTGCCGGGGGTGACGATGACGTCCTGGTCAGCGGCGACGGTGTGCAGCGGGCTGCCGCTGTCGGTCTCCTTGAGCCGGTAGACGCCAGTGGAAAGGTCTTCGAAGGCCAGTCGCCCCTCGGCGTCCGTACGGCCGCTGGCGGCTTCCTTGCCGGCATCGTCGAGCAGGGTGAACGCGGCCCCCGCCATCCGGCCCCCGTCGGGGTCCTTCTTGAAGATCTTCACGCCGCCGGTCTCGGGCAGGTGCCGTACGGCGGGTGCGGAGGCGGACGAGGTCGGCTCGGGAGCGTGGGCCGCAGCGGCCGGAGCCCAGGCCAGGGGGCCTGCGACAGCAGCGGCAACGGTGATGGCTGCCGCTGTGGTACGGCGGGGTGAATGGATGTGCAAGAACGGGCTCCTGGGACGGGCGATCCGGCGATGGTGGGCGGGCGGAGGTGCATGGAGGGTTCAGCGAGTGCGGCCGAGCCTCGTACTGGGCGGTGGTTGGGTCACCGGCCGCTGCCGGGTGTGACGGCGCGGTCGGGGCTCAGCGGGAGCGGCCTCCTCTGTGGGTGGTCAGCGGGGCGGGCGTCTGGTGAGCCGTACGGCGCGGTGCGGCTGTCGTCCACGCACCGGGGAACCAGACGGCGGTGTACTGCTCAATGGCATCGCGCAGGCCGTTGGTGACGGCGCCCTCCCACGGTGGCTGGCCGGGGCGGTGGTATGTGTCGAATGTGCCGTACCCCTTGGTATTCGCGGGCGTGCCGTGGGCTTCGTCGCGACGGCGAAAGGTGCCGTGATCCGCGAAGCTGAGGGCCACCGCGTCGATCTCACCCCGGTCTGCGTGGAGAACCGTCAGGCGCAGGCCGCCGTAGGTATCCGCGTAGATGGTGCGGGTGAATTCGATCCGCAGTCGCAGCGGTGTTCCGGGGGTGGGAGTGGCGTAGTAGGTGTTGCCCACGACAGTGCTGTCGGTGAAGGGAAGGGATAGTTCGGCGAAGAACTCGGGGGCGTGCAGAGAGGCCAATGGGGCTTTCCAGTCGAGGTCACGTTGGCGTTATCGGCGTGGTCCGGGCAGAGCCGGTCGGCTGGTGGTGCTCCAGCGCGGGACGCTGGGTGCGGGAAGCGCGGCCGGGCGGCGGGATGCGGCGGCCCGCTGGACATCGAGCGGGGTGGGGGCCGGTGGTTGCGACGGGAGGATGGGGGTGAGCTGGGCCATGCCCTGGATGTAGCTGGAGGTGTCCTGTCGCCACCGGGGCAGCGGGGCCGGGTCGGCAACGCACTGGGTGACGGCGGTGAGCAGGGCGACGGGGGTATCGGTGCTGGCGGTCGCGTACCAGGTGGGCCGG includes:
- a CDS encoding MSCRAMM family protein; its protein translation is MHIHSPRRTTAAAITVAAAVAGPLAWAPAAAAHAPEPTSSASAPAVRHLPETGGVKIFKKDPDGGRMAGAAFTLLDDAGKEAASGRTDAEGRLAFEDLSTGVYRLKETDSGSPLHTVAADQDVIVTPGTAVPLTVIDPFKPANLTVKKTDKSSGKPLPGAIVNVTLVDSSGKTVTVTTGKDGTATVQLPVTTRTGTPYKITESKAPSGYELDSAPAKITAKPGASETVTLADTPKRHPTPTPSPTETAPTPTAPAKPAPERTPGKQNQATPRPEASASGAAAPTPSSATPTPQQATGSLAHTGADATPWLLGTAGVLLAGGAAVVIAARRRRSQDAAPTDGR